Part of the Kushneria marisflavi genome, AGGACGATCCGCTTGATGAATACATGAATGAAGCGGTCGGTGAGAACGCTGGTGGTCAGGCACAGGCGCTCGCCACAATGGTTGAAGGGCTTGGCGATGATCCGTCTGCCGATGCCCCGTCACACGATAACGCCGGCATATCGACAGATGACACGACAGACAACGATAAGACAGACAATGACGTGTCGGGTGCCGGGTCGACTTTTCATGCTCTGCCGATCGAGGCGGATCATACGCCGATCGATAATGCGGGCTGGCTCAAGCTCTTTCCTGTCCTGGGGCTTTCGGGAATGACGGCCAATCTGGTGGCCAACTGCGTGGTGCGCCATGATGATGGTCAGCATCTCGCCATGTGGCTGCATCACTCCCAGAGCGCCATGAACGCTGAAGTGCACCGGGAGCGTCTTGAGAAGGCGCTGATGGCACGAGGTCTGTCACGTCGGGTGAGTATTGAAGTGGGGGAGATCGATAAGGATATCGAAACGCCTGCCCGTCGCCGTGCACGGCTTGAGCAGGCGCGATTGCAGCGTGCCATTGAAGCCTTGCGTGATGACCCACATATTCAGTCTCTACAGGAAGTATTTGGTGCCCGCCTGCTGGAGCGCAGCGTAACCTCGTTCGAGCAGGATGATGTCGGCAACGGCTGACAAGGCAATTAACAAGGTTTGATTTAACGACTCTTGAGGGGCGCAATCATGATGAAGGGCGGCATGGGCAACCTGATGAAGCAGGCTCAGGAAATGCAGGACAAGATGCAAAAGGTGCAGGAAGAAATTGCTGACACCGAAGTGCATGGCGAATCCGGCGCCGGCATGGTCAAGGTGACCATGAACGGCCGACATGATGTCACATCGATCGAGCTCGACCCGGCCATCATGCAGGAAGACAAGGAATTCCTTGAGGACCTGCTCGCTGCGGCCGTCAACGACGCCGTGCGCAAGGTGGAAGTCAACTCGCGCACCAAAATGGAAGAAGCCACCCAAGGGCTCAATCTGCCGCCCGGCTTCAAGATGCCATTCTAGGATACGCGCAATTCATGGCGACATTTTCACCGCTGATTGATCGTTTGCTCGAAACGCTGCGAGTGCTGCCGGGTGTTGGCCCTCGCACAGCGCAGCGCATGGCTTTTCATCTGCTTGAGCGTGACCGTGAAGGCGGACGCCGGCTGGCGGAAGTGCTGGGCGAGGCGCTTGAACGAGTGGGCTACTGTGAGTGCTGTCGTAACCTGACAGAAAGCCGGCTGTGCAGCATCTGCGAGGATACTCGCCGGGATGATCGCGCCCTGTGTGTGGTGGAATCCCCGGCCGATCTGCTGGCCATCGAAGAGGCCGGCGGTTTTCGCGGGCGCTACTTCGTGCTGCATGGCCATCTCTCTCCCATCGATGGTATCGGCCCGAATGATCTGGGGCTTGATCAGCTGGAGACGCTGGTCCATCAGCGCCAGATCGAGGAGCTGATTCTGGCCACCAATCCTACCGTTGAGGGCGAGGCGACCGCACACTATATCGCCGAGCAGCTGCGTGCACTGGGTGTGCGCTGCTCGCGTCTTGCCTATGGCGTGCCCATGGGGGGTGAGCTCGAATATGTTGATGGCGGGACGCTGTCCCGTGCGTTCATGGGCCGCCAGCCCTTTGGCGAGCGGGACCCTGAATGATGTCATGCCAGAGCGCCGCTTGAGGCGAACCCAACCGATGCGACAAGCCGCCATGCGGCTTGTTTTTCTTGATTCACTGCCGGCCCGAGCGTCGGCAGGCGGCTGTAGACCCAATGACCATGCCCACTGACGTCACCTGGCACTTTATCGATACCGAAGAAGCGCTCGAGCGCGCCTGCGCTGATCTTGCCACCCGCGACGTGATCGGAGTGGATACCGAGTTCATGCGCGAAACCACCTTCTATCCGGTGCCTGCACTGATTCAGCTCGGGGATGCTGATGTTGTCTATCTGATCGACCCGACCGCCGTCGCACCGACCGAGTCGTTGCGTACCCTGCTGGGCGATGCGGGACCACTGAAGATTCTGCATGCCTGCAGTGAAGACATGGAAATCTTTACGCTCTGGGTGGGCGATGTGCCTTCACCGCTGATTGATACGCAGATGGCTCATGCCCTGCTGGGCGAGGAAAGCTCCATCAGCTACCAGCGGCTGGTGGATCACTGGGCTCAGCAGCATGTGCCCAAGGGAGAAACCCGCTCCAACTGGCTGCAGCGTCCGCTGAGCGAGGAGCA contains:
- the recR gene encoding recombination mediator RecR: MATFSPLIDRLLETLRVLPGVGPRTAQRMAFHLLERDREGGRRLAEVLGEALERVGYCECCRNLTESRLCSICEDTRRDDRALCVVESPADLLAIEEAGGFRGRYFVLHGHLSPIDGIGPNDLGLDQLETLVHQRQIEELILATNPTVEGEATAHYIAEQLRALGVRCSRLAYGVPMGGELEYVDGGTLSRAFMGRQPFGERDPE
- a CDS encoding YbaB/EbfC family nucleoid-associated protein; the protein is MMKGGMGNLMKQAQEMQDKMQKVQEEIADTEVHGESGAGMVKVTMNGRHDVTSIELDPAIMQEDKEFLEDLLAAAVNDAVRKVEVNSRTKMEEATQGLNLPPGFKMPF